The following are encoded together in the Leptospira stimsonii genome:
- a CDS encoding ATP-binding protein produces MDEPGLTLHARAQGDLLRYINEQLKPEYQVVYTAHSPFMIDTDNILSARTVEDVVITDSKTKEEQLLGTKVSSKILSKDPDTISPLQNKL; encoded by the coding sequence TTGGATGAGCCTGGATTAACTTTGCATGCTCGAGCGCAAGGTGATTTGTTAAGATATATTAATGAACAATTAAAGCCTGAATATCAAGTTGTTTATACAGCTCATTCTCCTTTCATGATAGATACCGACAATATATTATCTGCCCGAACTGTTGAAGATGTTGTAATCACAGATTCAAAAACAAAAGAAGAACAACTTTTAGGAACAAAGGTTAGTAGTAAGATTCTGAGTAAAGACCCAGATACAATTTCTCCTTTACAAAATAAGCTTTAG